DNA from Eucalyptus grandis isolate ANBG69807.140 chromosome 5, ASM1654582v1, whole genome shotgun sequence:
TCGAAGGAAGATTCGAACTCTTTGGATTTCTCTGCCTTAAAACGGACTAGAACAGAGCCAGACGATTCGGGAATGGCAAACGGTGTCCACCTGCAGCctgaaatcaatgaaggaaacATATAAGTGAGAGAAAATAGATGAGAGGAGCTCGTATCAATTCATTCTCGGTGGTTTTTGGCGATCTCTGTTCTCTGGTGCGTGAGCTCCGTTTCTGCTGCGAATGAGCTCGAGCGGCTGGGATGGCCAAAAGTGACTGGAGGTGGTGGACGGTGGATTGATGGCGATGGAGAGAAGATCCAGAGGAAAAATGGCCATCGTGTATTGCTTTGCTTCCCGCGTGTGCTCCTTTCTTTGCTCCAACTGTTTCGCTCGTCTCCTCCATCACGTGCGCGTCTGAGCTTTAGAGacgaaagagaagaagaaaagaagaagaagaagaagaagaagaagaagcaaagaaggaaagaggccgGGCTTGTCTATGACGTCCTTTGGGCTTCAATTCACTTCAATCAGACCTGGGCTGCCCGGATTGGGCCTCACACGTGATGGGCGTATTGGACTGTATAGCCGAACCTAAGGACTTTCCtctgtattattattattattattattattattattattattattattgttcttttttacCACTATTTATTTCTCAGTTCTTTTTTGCAAAACTACATGCTTAATTTTGCCGGCAAAAATGCAGGTTTTAAGATTAAGTTCTTTCAAACATATGAAGGTAAAGAGCGAGAGAAAAGACAAGCCATGtaattctaaaatagaaaaagagatgattttTAAATTCAACTAAATGATAGTATGACAAGAGGAATATTGTATGCTCTATCTTTTCGTATTTTTATTACAAACTAAACACACAAAGAGTTACATTTATGATAGTGTCGCATAAGTATTTGACTACATGCATAACTCTTTATTTTTCAGTGGCTTCCCAATCTTTTCCATCCTTTTGCCATTCTCTCGGAGTAGTGCAAGAACCACATGCTCTTCTCATCAATGATCAAGTTTCCTAGCACAATGCCGATAAAAAACCCAACTCCAATGCCAATTAGCACAAATTTCCACTCTGAGTTGAACAAGGACTCTTCGCCAAATTTTTCGTGGGGAGATGGTGGTAATGGTAAGTTATCCCCAACATTTGTGCATTTTTTCGGCAAAGGACTTCCACATAACCCCTCATTCATGGTGAATGAATCGATTGAGAATGTGTTGAACTGACTCCCTTGCGGTATTGGTCCCGACAATTGATTATTAGAGACATTGAAATATGAAAGAAACGTAAGCTGGGCTAGCTTTAGAGGGATCTCTCCGGAGAGCTTGTTTTGAGAAAGATCAAGAGATTCTAGCAATGTCAAATTTGCTAAGGATGGTGGGATGGAACCAGTTAGAACGTTGCTTGAAAGGTTAAGCAAAATAAGTGACTTCAAATCTCCAATGAGATCAGGTATGTGTCCTTCGAATTTGTTATTGGAGAAGTCAATTTGCATAAGTGCAAATGGAACCTTTGAGTGTTCCCTTTCTGTACCTTTATTCATTAATTTCATGTCATAAACCTCAAATTCCATATATACATTGTCAAATGGATCTAGTGCCTGAATTGTCATATATTCCAACCGTTCTTGCCGAGTTATCACTTCCATTGTATGCAAACTCTGCAACAACTTGCAAGGAAGTTTGCCATTGAAACTATTATATGAAAGGTCCATGATATGCATATAGCTGAAGTTAAACTGGCTTTGATATGCTTCGATTGAACCATAGAACTTATTGGATTTCAAGATAACAACTTTCAACTTTGTCAACTCTGATAACCAAAAAGGGAACCCATCGAGAATTTGATTGTGAGCAAGGTTCAAATACTCTAGCTTGGTACAATTCGCCAAAGATCTTGGAGTCGGCCCTTGTAATCGATTCTCTGAGAGGTCTATAATCTCCAACATACAGCCTTTTGGGTAAGCATGAGGAATCATGCCCACAAGTTTATTTTTCCTAAGATTTAGAAATGACAAATAATCCATATTTCCCACACATGAAGGAATTGTGCCATTTAAACTATTGTTGGACAAATCCAGAATGACGAGGAATCTGACACTACAAATAGATTGAATTTCTCCGATGAGGAAGTTGTAGGAGATATTATAGTAATACATTGATGGAGGAGGACTAGGGAGTTTTGTTTTGAGCTGGTTAGAACTAATGTCAAGATCGATCAACTTGGGCAGTGGTAGATTGATCTGCTTATTTTCAAAGCCAGTCAGAAAATTGTGGGAAAGATCCATATAGAACAAGGATTCTCTGCTACCATTCCACATCCACATAGGAACACTCCCTTTGATATTATTGTGTGAAAGATCTATATCCTCTAATCTGCTTGCGTAGGCTAAAAACTTCGGGAACTCATGTAAGTTGCATGAATCTAAACCTAAAATGGAAAGTTTTGGAAGAGTGGCATTGATGTCAGCTTTGCTTGCAAAAGATATGTTGTCGAAGGCCAAATCTAACATTCTCAGTTTCTTGAGTTTGTGTAAATCCACCGTGCCACTCAAATTATTCCaagaaagatcaagaaattcaagatcCTTGAGTTCCCATATTGAGCTTGGAATTTTACCTTGCAAATTGTTGTAATAAAGTTGAAGCGAAATCAACTGAGTCAAGTTCTCAAATGAATATGTAATAGGACCGCTTAACTGACAACCTGCCAAACGTAAAAAATACAAGGACGATGAGTTTGGCTATCGATTGAATCtcaacatttcattttttttcttgttaaagaACATTGCGATTAGATGAACTATTACCTGCAAGGTGCAAATCGGTGAGTTTCAGCAAGTTGACAAACCAATGCCCAATAACGCCGCTAAAATTATTGTAACTAAGATCTAGATATGATAGATGGGTAAAATTGGCGAAGAAAGTAGGGATTTGACCATGAAATTTATAAGATGATAAATCTAAATGAGTAAGCTGAGAAAGATTGCCCATTGAAGTGGGAAGTGAACTTGAGAAATTACCACCCTGAATTGATAATTCATTCAAGAAAACAAGGTTTCCAATTGAAATAGGTACTTCCCCTGAAAAATTCGTTCTAGAAAGAGACAATGATTTAAGGGGATTACCCCAATGTAAGTCGGGAATAAAACCAGAAAGGTAGAAATTGTAGCTAATGTCGAGGGCTTCCAAGTTTGGTAGCTGAAAGATGCTCACCGGAAATTCTCCATGCAGCTGACAATCTTTGAGCTTAAGTGACTTCAAAGATGAGAAGTTTGCAAGTACATGAGGGAATGGTGATGGCATGTTTATAAAAGATAAATCTAGTTCTTTAAGCATAGTTAAGTTTTGAATAAAGTTGTCTATGTTGGGCATCTTAGGAATATTCCCCCAATAACGATCAAGAGGCACCTCAAGATCCCACCCAAGATTCAAATCAAGAGAAACTAATCTAGAGAGCCGTGAAATATCTGAAGGGACTTTTCCCGATAAGTAtgtgatggttttatatgagatgggcttaaggcccgtccacccaagttgggcccaaaaagcccggcccacgggaatacggccagtggatggagggacatataaaagggaggagagagagagagagaacgtaccTGTTGGAAAttcaacgtacgtacgtcttccCCTCTCCCACGCactctttctcaaaaagaaaaagaagaaacggtAAGGCAAAAGGCacgtttcttcttcccttcaaggcgtcatcagATTGAACAGGGACAAATCTCTTCCTCCTattggcgtcggtgtctaatctgtggctaacaaggtacgctcgaatccgtggtgtgctttaggatcggtgatacatgtttttccCGGACTTCGTCTTctgcattgatttaggggttcgatttagtgtcgaatccggttttcggggatccgttattcctaaaattggtatcagagccttagttcatgttttcccgacctgtttgatgttttttttattgatttttcgcgaaagtaATTCGGctgtacggatcggggcgagaaatcccgacacttGAGCACTGTTCGACCATTTTTAAGAGTTTTCgcaagtcaaaatcaaattctgaaGGCATAAGGAGAAAGGGGTCGtcgaggcgagtccggcgacatgtcgtgtGCTGCCGGAAGACACCGCACACGCCCACATGCGGTGCTAGAAGCCGCTACGTGTGGGCGCAACGCGCCTAGAAGCGGCTCGCCCAGCGCGTGCACCACACGCGCCGGctggcgaaccggcacgtgagCGACGCCGGCGGCGAACTAGCATGCGCCGGtcggcggaccgacgcgtgctgacgtcagcatgatgtcacccaacggtcagtaaccgttagggtgacgtcatcgatgacgtcagcatgacggcgattggccgggcggtcaccggccagGCGACCCTACCGGCGACCCAACCCGACTCCGAACCGCGGACGCCCGGACGCACGCGGCACGTGCCGGGCCGACGCCTCGTGTGACGTCGCCAGCGCAGCGCTGCGCGCGCACATACCGTCGGTTCGcgcgaccggtccgacgacctgACCGTTAACCGTTGACTAACGACCGTTGAtcgttgaccattgaccgatgaccgttgaccgttgaccgttgaccccccaaaaaaaaaggagtaaaagaatgtgttttttttttcaattaagtctatgtggattatttgtgatcctttatttattctgcatttgttgcaggaatagtttttgcatttgttgcacgaacaatgcctcccttgaggttgcgcacacctattcgcgcagttaccgatgaacaaaaggataggctgtctaagttgatagctaagctgactgatcatcgatgggagagtggagacttaattgatcatgtccttgaggtCAATGGGAagattcaacaggtcatatggaatggtcgtcctatgtcacagtcagagatggtgcgatttttcataaacactcttccacctgaatggcaagatgtgttgaatcgcatatgggatgtcaacggagctgcttcatataagaaaattgtgatggattttgtaaatgaatattactgcattgttacaagggaaaagatcaagaaattgaacaaaagaggatctttcccagttcgtgtgctaacttggtgttagatgtattggttGTTTTTttagttaagtgtgctttgtggacatcttatgtaatgcttACTacttgattgttgttgatgtagcaacctaTATGTTAGTTGGATTgtatgaaagcattattatattgtatgtcaattagctgttgctttctgttattgctggttactgtgggtagttagctgtgggtagttatagaagtttttgtaacttcatagaatttattttgcataagacaattatattaatgatagtttttaagttaggattttggaggatgattggaaacatagtgaccttttgattctgaagccttacttgaaattattcattaatatgatgggtctatgcaaatagggatgcataaatgataggcattaataattcgtgcatatatgtcgatgtgttcagatcaatggcttcagccacgaAGAGCATaattgccgagctgaacaaaggtgaaaagctcaatggtgacaactatgagatatggcacatgaaaatccaatttgtactggaagagcaagaggcacttgaggctcttaacctgaccatggtagaacctgaagaaggaaatactACACAAcacaaaagagataaggaagtttttgctgcatggaaacgaaagaactctcttgctcgcatcacgttgctgagcagcatggaaaatgacgtcatgtgagagtttaggcattttgacaatgccaaggaaatgtgagaggcattggcagctagatttggtcatacttcggtgaccagactgagacagctcactattaggtttaaCTCCTATacgaagcctcatggtcagaccatatagcaacatcttagaaagatgtcaaacatgataaatgagctgaaagatgctggccatgtcctcacagatgagcagcaggtgcaagcagtgattcgttccttgcctcagagttgggagcatatgaaggtgcacctgacccataatgaaaatatcaaatcttttgaggatgcagtgcgccATCTTGGAGCTGGAAGAGGACTACCTCTTGGCAGCTAAGCTGGATGCAGAACTCTAGCATGCTAGTTCTAGCataaatggagcttcgagctccaagcgcaagcgccttaactggtttgataaagggaaatgcaaggaagaaggtccttcagggaagaaacccaagtttaaccaacatgaaagaggaaagcgtcctcgcatgaagaagcttgcaagggtgaaatgctataactgtgacaagaagggtcactatgctcgcgactgtcgtgagccaaagaaggta
Protein-coding regions in this window:
- the LOC108959885 gene encoding receptor like protein 22-like; this encodes MPSPFPHVLANFSSLKSLKLKDCQLHGEFPVSIFQLPNLEALDISYNFYLSGFIPDLHWGCQLSGPITYSFENLTQLISLQLYYNNLQGKIPSSIWELKDLEFLDLSWNNLSGTVDLHKLKKLRMLDLAFDNISFASKADINATLPKLSILGLDSCNLHEFPKFLAYASRLEDIDLSHNNIKGSVPMWMWNGSRESLFYMDLSHNFLTGFENKQINLPLPKLIDLDISSNQLKTKLPSPPPSMYYYNISYNFLIGEIQSICSVRFLVILDLSNNSLNGTIPSCVGNMDYLSFLNLRKNKLVGMIPHAYPKGCMLEIIDLSENRLQGPTPRSLANCTKLEYLNLAHNQILDGFPFWLSELTKLKVVILKSNKFYGSIEAYQSQFNFSYMHIMDLSYNSFNGKLPCKLLQSLHTMEVITRQERLEYMTIQALDPFDNVYMEFEVYDMKLMNKGTEREHSKVPFALMQIDFSNNKFEGHIPDLIGDLKSLILLNLSSNVLTGSIPPSLANLTLLESLDLSQNKLSGEIPLKLAQLTFLSYFNVSNNQLSGPIPQGSQFNTFSIDSFTMNEGLCGSPLPKKCTNVGDNLPLPPSPHEKFGEESLFNSEWKFVLIGIGVGFFIGIVLGNLIIDEKSMWFLHYSERMAKGWKRLGSH